TGAAACGGCCTCTCCAAGAAAACTTTTACGTAATTTGAAAGCGTTGGATTCCTTGGCCAAAATGTTGGATTCGGATCAAAGAGCTCTATGTTAGGCTTTAAGGAAGAAATAATAGCCCAATAGAACGGAAAAATGCACCAAAGCAAAATGAATATAACAGCTATAGTTAACGTTACTTTGTAAATTAATCTCTTCGTTTTTGTAGACATAGCAATCACCTCTTGCCTTTCAGGTCTTTCAGTCTAGTTTTAACTTCAGCGATTTTATGTAGATTATTGCAAATATAGAAATCAACAAGAAGATAACCACGGATAGGGCAGAACCGTAACCAAACCATGCTCCCGTGAATGCTCTATCCATCAGCAAGACTCGGTTGTAAACTGCCAGTGTTTCTGTGCCTACGCTTCCTCGAGTCATTATGAATACAACATCAAACACTCTTAAAGCATCCAGCGTTCTAAAGATTAGCGCTACAGCTATCGTTGAACTCAGCATAGGTAAAGTAATTCTTGTAAATCTCTGGAATAAATTTGCGCCATCTATTCTTGCGGCCTCATACAACTCTTCTGGAATCAACTGCAAACCTGCAAGTATGAGTAAGGCCATAAAAGGTGTGGTCTTCCATACGTCCACTGCGATAATTGCCCAAAGTGCGGTATCAGGCGAGCCAAGAATTGGGAATCCAGGCTCTACGATGTGTAACGTTTCTAAGAGTTTTGTCATAATTCCTCCCTGGTCGTTGAACATCCATTTCCACATCTGCGATGATATTGCTGTAGGTATAGCCCAAGGAATGAGCATAGCAGCCCTCACAGCTCCTCTGAATTTGAAAGGCTGGTTACAATAACAGCAATCAAAAGGCCAAGAACAGTTTCAAGTGCGACTGATACGACAGTAAATATTATCGTTGTTTTCAGCGCTGCAAGAAAACGTTCGTCATGAAAAAGCTCTATGTAATTTACGAAACCTACGAATTTTCTTTCAATGTCTGGCCTAAGTCCAAATTCAAAGAAGCTATCGTAAAACGTTTTAAAAAGAGGAAAGAACGCAATGACAGAGATTACCAAAAGTGCAGGTAAAACCATCCACCATGCCACAACTGTCTCTCTTGTTTTTGCTCTCAAAAGCTCCACCTCCGTGTTCTTAAAAAACCGGGGGATGAACCCCCGGTATTGATACTCGTGGTTTTACTTGGTTTTACCATTTCACTTTCCGAGCACTTTATTCAATTCTTTTGCCATATCTTCGATTGCCTTCTGTGGTGTTGTCTGTCTCGTCAAGGCTGCATGAACGTATTTCTGGATAACGTCGGAGATTTCACTGTACTTTGCTGTTCTTGGCCTTGGAACTGCGTTAACAAACATTCCATACAATTCAAACATGAATGGAGCCGCCTTTTTCAGGGCCGGGTCTTTATAAACATCCATCATTGTTGGGTTTTGACCAGCGTTAACTGCTTTGTAAAGCTGCTGGTCATAGCTTGTTAAGAACTTGATAAGCTTCTTAGCTGCTTCTTTCTCTTCTGGTGTTGCATTCTTGTTGATACCAAGCATCCATCCACCAAGTGTTGCCGCAGACTTTCCTGCTGGACCTGCTGGAAGTGGTGCAACTCCAACCTTACCAGCAACTTTCGATTCCTTTGGATCGTTCAAAAGTGCCCAAGCGTATGGCCAGTTCCTCATGAAGACAGCTTGACCGTTTTGGAATGTTCTCCTTGCTTCTTCTTCCATGTACGTTGTTACCGCTTGTGGCGAAATCTTGTGTGTGTAAATGAGATCAACCATGAATTGAAGAGCTTTTACAGCAGCTGGGCTGTTAATGACAACATTTCCTGCATCATCAAGAACGTCTCCACCAAACGAAACGAGATATTCCATAAAGTCACATACCAAACCTTCGTACCTTGCGCCCTGCCATACAAAACCGTACATGTTCTTTTCCTTTGCTGTTATTGTTTTTGCCATATTCACAAGTTCATCCCATGTTTTTGGTGGGTTCTTGAAACCGTATTTTTCAAGCAAGTCTTTTCTGTAATAAAGAATTCCAGCATCTGTGAACCATGGGATAGCAACTATTTTTCCTCCAACAGTTGCTGCCTTAACTGTACCTGGAAGGAACTTTGAAAGTTCAAAATAGTCTTTATCAGCTGTTAAGTCTTCAAGGTACGGCGCGAATTCCGCTGGCCAAATAACATCAAGCATCAAGACTGTCGGCTCTTTTTCACCAGAAGCCAAGTACGTAACATAAAGGTCATGTCTTTCCGTTGATGAGTTCGGCATCGGCATGACTGAGACTTTGATGTTTGGAT
The DNA window shown above is from Fervidobacterium changbaicum and carries:
- a CDS encoding ABC transporter substrate-binding protein; amino-acid sequence: MRRFLLAVLLLTLAVVAFSASRVTITMTAGAVGKELEVLYAQLDVFMKQNPNIKVSVMPMPNSSTERHDLYVTYLASGEKEPTVLMLDVIWPAEFAPYLEDLTADKDYFELSKFLPGTVKAATVGGKIVAIPWFTDAGILYYRKDLLEKYGFKNPPKTWDELVNMAKTITAKEKNMYGFVWQGARYEGLVCDFMEYLVSFGGDVLDDAGNVVINSPAAVKALQFMVDLIYTHKISPQAVTTYMEEEARRTFQNGQAVFMRNWPYAWALLNDPKESKVAGKVGVAPLPAGPAGKSAATLGGWMLGINKNATPEEKEAAKKLIKFLTSYDQQLYKAVNAGQNPTMMDVYKDPALKKAAPFMFELYGMFVNAVPRPRTAKYSEISDVIQKYVHAALTRQTTPQKAIEDMAKELNKVLGK